From one Azospirillum ramasamyi genomic stretch:
- the glp gene encoding gephyrin-like molybdotransferase Glp — protein sequence MDDCSAHGPTPLSLDEAVARVAQGYGAVTGTEEVPLRQALGRMLAEEVVAPVNVPPANVSAMDGWAYAADAGEGFRRLDVVGRVPAGSSYEGSVGPGQAVRIFTGAPVPAGADTVAMQEDCRTDGDAVLVPASLKRGSNIRSAGEDMTAGAVVLHPGQRMRAQEVGLAAAVGRSSLMVRKRLRVVLFSTGDELREPGTPKPDHAIYDANRYTLAAQLDALGVEVRDLGILPDRPDATRAALADAAGTADLIVTSGGVSVGEEDHVKAAVNALGSIDLWTLAIKPGKPLALGRVGDTPFLGLPGNPVSAMVTFLLVGRPLVLRLSGASGIATPRSLVVAGFTFTKKPGRREFLRARLERGEDGRPVAVKFPSDSSGVLTSMVEADGLVDMPAEATAVRPGDLVDFLPFTGLFA from the coding sequence ATGGACGATTGCTCCGCACACGGCCCCACCCCCCTGTCGCTGGACGAGGCGGTCGCGCGCGTCGCGCAGGGGTACGGCGCCGTGACCGGAACGGAGGAGGTGCCGCTGCGCCAGGCTCTCGGCCGCATGCTGGCGGAAGAGGTGGTGGCTCCGGTGAACGTGCCTCCGGCCAACGTGTCGGCGATGGACGGCTGGGCCTATGCCGCCGATGCCGGGGAGGGGTTCCGGCGCCTCGACGTCGTCGGGCGCGTGCCGGCGGGCTCCAGCTATGAGGGAAGCGTCGGGCCGGGGCAGGCGGTGCGCATCTTCACCGGCGCGCCGGTCCCCGCCGGGGCGGACACCGTGGCGATGCAGGAGGATTGCCGCACCGACGGCGACGCCGTGCTGGTGCCCGCCTCGCTGAAGCGGGGCTCCAACATCCGTTCCGCGGGAGAGGACATGACCGCCGGTGCGGTCGTGCTGCATCCCGGCCAACGGATGCGCGCCCAGGAGGTCGGTCTCGCCGCCGCGGTCGGCCGCTCCAGCCTGATGGTGCGCAAGAGGCTGAGGGTGGTGCTGTTCTCCACCGGCGACGAGCTGCGGGAGCCGGGGACGCCGAAGCCCGACCATGCCATCTATGACGCCAACCGCTACACGTTGGCCGCCCAGCTTGATGCGCTGGGGGTGGAGGTGCGTGACCTCGGCATCCTGCCCGACCGGCCGGACGCCACCCGCGCCGCCCTGGCCGACGCCGCCGGCACCGCCGACCTGATCGTCACCAGCGGCGGCGTGTCGGTAGGCGAGGAGGACCATGTCAAGGCGGCGGTCAACGCGCTGGGCTCCATCGACCTGTGGACGCTGGCGATCAAGCCGGGCAAGCCGCTGGCGCTGGGGCGGGTGGGGGATACGCCCTTCCTGGGGCTGCCCGGCAATCCGGTGTCGGCGATGGTCACCTTCCTGCTGGTGGGCCGGCCGCTGGTGCTGCGCCTGTCGGGCGCGTCCGGCATCGCCACGCCGCGCAGTCTGGTGGTCGCCGGCTTCACCTTCACCAAGAAGCCCGGCCGCCGCGAGTTCCTGCGCGCCCGGCTGGAGCGCGGCGAGGATGGTCGCCCGGTCGCGGTGAAGTTCCCCAGCGACAGCTCCGGCGTGCTGACCTCGATGGTGGAGGCCGACGGGCTGGTCGACATGCCGGCGGAGGCCACCGCCGTGCGGCCGGGCGATCTGGTGGACTTCCTGCCCTTCACCGGCCTGTTCGCGTGA
- the cutA gene encoding divalent-cation tolerance protein CutA yields the protein MPETGADPLVFAYITAGSKEEALRIGRTLVEERLAACANVLDGMTSVYRWNDAVEQAEEAILIAKTRSSLFDRLTARVRGLHSYDTPCVVELAVGRGNPAYLEWLRAETA from the coding sequence ATGCCCGAAACCGGCGCCGACCCGCTCGTCTTCGCCTACATCACCGCCGGCTCGAAGGAGGAGGCGCTCCGCATCGGCCGCACCCTGGTGGAGGAGCGCCTGGCCGCCTGCGCCAATGTGCTGGACGGCATGACCTCCGTCTACCGGTGGAACGACGCCGTCGAGCAGGCGGAGGAAGCGATTCTGATCGCCAAGACCCGGTCCTCGCTTTTCGACCGCCTGACCGCACGGGTGCGCGGCCTGCACAGCTACGATACGCCTTGCGTGGTGGAACTTGCGGTCGGGCGCGGCAATCCCGCCTATCTGGAGTGGCTGCGGGCGGAAACGGCCTGA
- a CDS encoding LysR family transcriptional regulator, which yields MTLEQLRIFATVAEMLHFTRAAEMLHLSQPAVSAAIAALEAEHGLRLFDRIGRRVELTAAGRLLHGQARAILAKVEEAGTMLAELSGLSRGALRLAASQTVGNHWLPPRLLRFAGAYPGIRVDLFIGNTEQVAEAVRDGRAELGIAEGAVTDAALVSEPTEGDRLRLVVGAGHPWAALGRVDPAMLAAGRWILREPGSGTRALFGAAIRGVGLDPDGLDVAMTLPGGGVIRAALLAGLGASVLSDLIVAEDLAAGRIVALEGLDLPARPFHLLRHRDRYRSIAERAFVRLAVDDGPPPR from the coding sequence GTGACGCTGGAGCAGCTGCGCATCTTCGCCACCGTGGCGGAGATGCTGCACTTCACCCGCGCCGCGGAGATGCTGCACCTGTCGCAGCCGGCGGTCAGCGCCGCCATCGCCGCGCTGGAGGCGGAGCACGGCCTGCGCCTGTTCGACCGCATCGGCCGGCGGGTGGAACTGACCGCCGCCGGACGGCTGCTCCACGGTCAGGCCCGCGCCATCCTGGCGAAGGTGGAGGAGGCCGGGACGATGCTGGCCGAGCTGTCGGGCCTGTCGCGCGGCGCGCTCCGGCTGGCGGCCAGCCAGACGGTGGGCAACCACTGGCTGCCGCCGCGGCTGCTGCGCTTCGCCGGGGCCTATCCGGGTATCCGCGTCGATCTGTTCATCGGCAACACCGAACAGGTGGCCGAGGCGGTGCGCGACGGCCGTGCCGAACTCGGGATCGCCGAGGGCGCCGTGACCGATGCCGCGCTGGTCAGCGAGCCGACCGAGGGCGACCGGCTGCGGCTGGTGGTCGGGGCGGGGCATCCCTGGGCGGCGCTCGGGCGGGTGGATCCGGCAATGCTCGCCGCCGGGCGCTGGATCCTGCGCGAACCGGGCTCCGGCACCCGCGCGCTGTTCGGGGCCGCGATCCGCGGCGTGGGGCTGGACCCGGACGGGCTCGATGTCGCGATGACGCTGCCCGGCGGCGGGGTGATCCGGGCGGCTCTGCTGGCCGGGCTGGGGGCGAGCGTGCTGTCCGACCTGATCGTCGCCGAGGATCTGGCGGCGGGGCGGATCGTGGCGCTGGAGGGGCTGGATTTGCCGGCCCGGCCCTTCCACCTGCTGCGCCACCGCGACCGCTACCGCAGCATCGCCGAACGGGCGTTCGTGCGTCTGGCCGTCGATGACGGTCCCCCTCCCCGGTGA
- the pbpC gene encoding penicillin-binding protein 1C, with protein MARGWLRQRWVRRVGVSAAGVAVLIGAALALDRLFPPPLNRLADLSVTVTDRKGQPLRIFTNGAGAWRLPATVDDVSPLFIELLLAYEDRRFTSHAGVDPLAVLRAAAQNLGAGRVVSGASTITMQVARLLEPRPRSWTAKLIEAARAAQLEWRYGKRDILGMYLTLAPYGGNIEGIRAASLMLLGKPPVELDAAEAALLVSLPQSPSRLRPDRYPERARAARDKVLDRVAEASALSPKAVAEAKSLSVPSARLPLPASAPHLADRLRSANPGRVEIATTIDGTLQQAVEALGRRAAETLNPQAGLAVLVVDNRDRSVLAYLGSSNALDETRQGPIDMVRAVRSPGSALKPFIYGLGFDEGIIHPLTRIADVSTRFGDWAPRNFDRSFTGDLTVMEALQRSLNVPAVLVLDRVGPLRFADALRRSGARLVLPRGTALPGLPVALGGASISLWDMTALYSALARDGLVAPLRAAGDEDKGSGVEHRLLSATAAQQVRAILEGSPPPPGVVQAQELRGSGPVALKTGTSYGFRDAWAFGVTGRYTVGVWVGRPDGTPSPDHYGRNTAAPLLFEVFDRLPADRGRPAGPVRNETPPELLRRLRPGEAELAGPREADRLRLTFPVSDMVLEALGPDGQGEPMTLTATGGRRPLSWLIDGRRIAHSPIAREVVWRPDGPGVVRVTVLDADGRSDSATVEIR; from the coding sequence TTGGCGCGGGGTTGGCTTCGGCAGCGTTGGGTCAGGCGTGTTGGCGTCTCGGCGGCCGGCGTCGCCGTCCTGATCGGCGCGGCGCTGGCGCTCGACCGGCTGTTTCCGCCGCCGCTGAACCGGCTGGCCGACCTGTCGGTGACCGTCACCGACCGCAAGGGCCAGCCGCTGCGCATCTTCACCAACGGGGCGGGGGCGTGGCGTCTGCCGGCGACGGTGGACGACGTCTCGCCCCTGTTCATTGAACTGCTGCTTGCCTATGAGGACCGGCGCTTTACCAGCCATGCCGGGGTCGATCCGCTGGCCGTGCTGCGCGCGGCGGCGCAGAATCTGGGAGCCGGGCGGGTGGTGTCCGGCGCCTCCACCATCACCATGCAGGTCGCCCGCCTGCTGGAGCCGCGACCGCGCAGCTGGACGGCCAAGCTGATCGAGGCGGCGCGGGCGGCGCAGCTGGAATGGCGCTACGGCAAGCGCGACATCCTCGGCATGTACCTGACGCTCGCCCCCTATGGCGGCAACATCGAAGGCATCCGTGCGGCCTCGCTGATGCTGCTCGGCAAGCCGCCGGTGGAACTGGACGCGGCTGAGGCGGCATTGCTGGTTTCGCTGCCGCAATCGCCGTCCCGGCTGCGGCCCGACCGCTATCCGGAGCGGGCGCGGGCGGCGCGCGACAAGGTTCTCGACCGGGTGGCGGAGGCGAGCGCCCTGTCGCCCAAGGCGGTGGCGGAGGCGAAGTCGCTGTCGGTGCCGTCGGCGCGGCTTCCCCTGCCGGCCTCTGCCCCGCATCTGGCCGACCGGCTGCGCAGCGCCAATCCCGGCCGGGTGGAGATTGCCACCACCATCGACGGCACGCTGCAACAGGCGGTCGAGGCGCTCGGCCGCCGTGCGGCGGAGACGCTGAACCCGCAGGCGGGGCTGGCGGTGCTTGTGGTGGACAACCGCGACCGGTCGGTGCTGGCCTATCTCGGCAGTTCCAACGCGCTGGACGAGACGCGGCAGGGGCCCATCGACATGGTGCGGGCGGTGCGCTCGCCGGGATCGGCGCTGAAGCCCTTCATCTATGGGCTGGGCTTCGATGAAGGCATCATCCACCCGCTGACCCGGATCGCCGACGTCTCCACCCGCTTCGGCGACTGGGCGCCGCGCAATTTCGACCGCAGCTTCACCGGCGATCTGACGGTGATGGAGGCGCTGCAGCGCTCGCTGAATGTGCCGGCGGTGCTGGTGCTCGACCGGGTGGGGCCGCTGCGCTTCGCCGACGCGCTGCGGCGGTCCGGTGCGCGGCTCGTGCTGCCCCGTGGGACGGCGCTGCCGGGCCTGCCGGTTGCCCTGGGCGGGGCGTCGATCAGCCTGTGGGACATGACGGCGCTCTACAGCGCGCTTGCCCGCGACGGGCTGGTCGCGCCGCTGCGCGCGGCCGGGGACGAGGACAAAGGCAGCGGGGTGGAGCACAGGCTGCTGTCTGCCACGGCTGCGCAGCAGGTTCGGGCGATCCTGGAAGGCTCGCCGCCGCCGCCGGGCGTGGTTCAGGCGCAGGAGCTGCGCGGCAGCGGGCCGGTGGCGCTGAAGACCGGCACAAGCTATGGCTTCCGTGACGCCTGGGCCTTCGGCGTGACCGGGCGCTATACGGTCGGCGTGTGGGTCGGCCGCCCGGACGGCACGCCCAGCCCCGACCATTATGGCCGCAACACCGCGGCGCCACTGCTGTTCGAGGTGTTCGACCGGCTTCCGGCCGACCGTGGCCGCCCGGCCGGCCCGGTGCGCAACGAGACTCCGCCGGAACTGCTGCGCCGCCTGCGTCCCGGCGAGGCCGAACTTGCCGGACCCCGCGAGGCCGATCGGCTGCGCCTGACCTTCCCGGTCAGCGACATGGTGTTGGAGGCCCTGGGGCCGGATGGCCAGGGGGAGCCGATGACCCTGACCGCCACCGGCGGGCGGCGCCCGCTGTCCTGGCTGATCGACGGGCGCCGGATCGCCCATTCGCCCATCGCGCGCGAAGTGGTGTGGCGTCCGGACGGCCCCGGGGTGGTGCGCGTCACCGTGCTGGACGCCGATGGCCGCAGCGACAGCGCGACCGTGGAAATCCGCTGA
- a CDS encoding SlyX family protein produces the protein MDPALEQRLADLESRLAHHERMAEEMSEVIFAQGQTIDRLTAQLKRMRDRVEAAEYAIASPQDERPPPHY, from the coding sequence ATGGATCCCGCCCTCGAACAGCGTCTGGCCGACCTGGAAAGCCGCCTCGCCCACCATGAGCGCATGGCGGAGGAAATGTCGGAGGTCATTTTCGCCCAGGGCCAGACCATCGACCGCCTGACCGCACAGTTGAAGCGCATGCGCGACCGGGTCGAGGCGGCCGAATACGCCATCGCCTCGCCGCAGGACGAACGGCCGCCGCCGCATTATTGA
- a CDS encoding alpha-2-macroglobulin family protein, giving the protein MMVRLLTLLWVLVVTAVAAGPVRADYTPPGALSDASAYANGLLLKSPPQPKPQVIADLLKQARAARDRKDMAGAIQAYEKTITQGGGSPSVWLELSAVWMAATPPNRDRALQSAVMAGQFNPKDEERVAILWRIATLMDEAFGKPDEAVKALKSIRELAPKLEAAILDAQAPKLEERFAAMRRKAGLAMTGITVDAEGASPRVCFQFSDRLSGRQGVRFDDYVRVEPPTRTALEARENSLCLRGVTHGNGYTVTLSQGLPGEDGVALKADETQRVRVPDRPAMAAFRGSAYILPRKGADGIPVVSVNTDRLDVSVYRIADRALVSNKYESSIFNELTGYSADRLAQENGELVWSGSLEVKGERNRDTTAAIPFRQAVGDDPKAGLYVVTARPHDAEEADHWDARATQWVLLSDIGLTSFRGADGLTVFARSFGSAKPLPGVDVALVARNNSELARARTDEFGRARFAPGLLKTGGNAPEMVIAYLGIDFAMQDLTGAAFDLSDRGVGGRPAPGPMDAFVYADRGVYRQGETVNLSILLRDDKTEAVDDFPLTVKILRPSGTEYYSGALKGREAGGFFLPLTLTRTAPLGGWQVLVYSDPKGEPIGRGEFQVEDFVPVKLALDLTAGAPILVPGQPFAVTAQGRFLYGPPAAGLDGTAEVALKPDPMPYPAFKDYRFGRVQDNPTERLDPLEFPTTDDQGVSRIEVTLPEVPDTSKPLRADIRVTLSEPGGRPVHKSVSVPVRPMSHALGLRPRFSDGRIGEGAEAVFDLVAVAPDGSAVAKPGITWELVEERVSFVWFRRDGRYSYNATVRDVPLASGTVDVAADKPAQVALGKRDFGRYRLEVTDKAAGVASSYRFHSGWASGDETADIPDKLEVSTDRQSYKPGETARIRVAPPFAGELLVTVATDRIFDVRTIPVPAEGTTVEIPVDAAWGPGAYVTATAYRPPVKGRERQPVRAMGVAWVGVDPSVRALAVTLDAPQVMRPRSRLEVGVKVAAADGGSLEDSYVTLAAVDEGILRLTDFASPQPERHYFGKRRLGLDIRDDYGRLIDPLDGPYGAMRQGGDSSGAGLPVVPFTVVSLFQGPVKVGADGTARIGFDVPDFNGELRLMAVAYSRGRVGSAAGPVTVRDPLVADAILPRFLAPGDDSRVTLSLHNVEAAAGTYEVAVTARDTVSVEGGSLSVPLAKGERKTLVVPLKGVAAGIGHVAVAVKGPENLALSHEYGITVRPARAVETQFITRQIAPGESLRFDGAELAAYLPGTTSWSASFTTAPPFDVGGILRALDRYPFGCLEQTVSRALPLLVVRDVELALGKDRKPDDGLEARVQQAISRTLDKQRFDGSFGLWGANDETDGWLTAYAAEFLVRAKQKGEAVPDKPLADVLSWLRQRAIASATEPAELAVRAYALHTLALAGVSLPGPARYLHDTALDKLPTPLAKGQLGAALARMGDQERAAGAFDSAVGHLAREDWHVDYGSTVRDAAALVALMTEVNMAGARIPALIDRLPASATAANRTNTQEKAWSVLAADALLRGAPAKVEVTLGGAKRDGARVDLTPTPAQLTAGIPVANAGRTAVWQAVSLSGVPVAPQPAAREGLRIKRNFFTRKGEVLNLDGIKQNDVFVVVLEGEANTKLFHQGIVTHALPAGWEIENAKLGGGTPEEMQWLGDLSYTRTTEARDDRYVAAVDLTEDQQSFKLAFIVRAITPGTYELPGATVEDMYKPRFFARQNTGRITVHPAE; this is encoded by the coding sequence ATGATGGTACGGCTGCTGACGCTGCTCTGGGTCCTGGTGGTGACGGCCGTTGCGGCGGGTCCGGTTCGCGCCGACTACACGCCGCCGGGAGCGTTGTCCGACGCCAGCGCCTACGCCAATGGACTGCTGCTGAAATCGCCGCCGCAGCCGAAGCCGCAGGTGATCGCCGACCTGCTGAAACAGGCGCGCGCCGCCCGCGACCGCAAGGACATGGCCGGGGCCATTCAGGCCTATGAGAAGACCATCACCCAGGGCGGCGGCTCGCCGTCGGTCTGGCTGGAGCTGAGCGCGGTCTGGATGGCCGCCACCCCGCCCAACCGGGACCGCGCCCTGCAGAGCGCCGTGATGGCCGGCCAGTTCAACCCGAAGGACGAGGAACGCGTCGCCATCCTCTGGCGCATCGCCACGCTGATGGACGAGGCCTTCGGCAAGCCGGACGAGGCGGTCAAGGCGCTGAAGTCCATCCGCGAACTGGCGCCGAAGCTGGAGGCGGCCATCCTCGACGCCCAGGCGCCGAAGCTGGAGGAGCGGTTCGCCGCCATGCGCCGCAAAGCCGGGCTGGCGATGACCGGCATCACCGTCGACGCGGAGGGCGCCAGCCCGCGCGTCTGCTTCCAGTTCTCCGACCGGCTGAGCGGCAGGCAGGGCGTGCGCTTCGACGATTACGTCCGGGTGGAACCGCCGACCAGGACCGCGCTCGAAGCGCGGGAGAACAGCCTCTGCCTGCGCGGCGTCACCCACGGCAACGGCTACACCGTCACCCTGAGCCAGGGCCTGCCGGGCGAGGACGGCGTTGCGCTGAAGGCGGACGAGACCCAGCGCGTGCGTGTGCCGGACCGGCCGGCGATGGCCGCCTTCCGCGGCTCCGCCTACATCCTGCCGCGCAAGGGCGCCGACGGCATCCCGGTGGTCAGCGTCAACACCGACCGGCTCGACGTGTCGGTCTACCGCATCGCCGACCGGGCGCTTGTCTCCAACAAGTATGAAAGCAGCATCTTCAACGAGTTGACCGGCTATTCCGCCGACCGGCTGGCCCAGGAGAACGGCGAGCTGGTGTGGTCCGGCTCGCTGGAGGTGAAAGGGGAGCGCAACCGCGACACCACCGCCGCCATTCCCTTCCGGCAGGCGGTGGGCGACGATCCCAAGGCTGGCCTCTATGTCGTCACCGCCCGCCCGCATGACGCGGAGGAGGCCGACCATTGGGACGCGCGGGCGACCCAATGGGTGCTGCTGTCCGACATCGGCCTGACCAGCTTCCGCGGCGCCGACGGGCTGACCGTCTTCGCCCGCTCCTTCGGATCGGCCAAGCCGCTGCCGGGCGTGGATGTGGCGCTCGTCGCCCGCAACAACTCCGAACTGGCCCGCGCCAGGACCGACGAGTTCGGCCGCGCCCGCTTCGCGCCCGGCCTGTTGAAGACCGGCGGGAATGCGCCCGAAATGGTGATAGCCTATCTCGGCATCGATTTCGCCATGCAGGACCTGACCGGCGCCGCCTTCGACCTCAGCGACCGTGGGGTGGGCGGGCGTCCGGCGCCGGGACCGATGGACGCCTTCGTCTATGCCGACCGCGGCGTCTACCGCCAGGGCGAGACGGTGAACCTGTCGATCCTGCTGCGTGACGACAAGACCGAGGCGGTCGACGACTTCCCGCTGACCGTGAAGATCCTGCGCCCCAGCGGCACCGAATATTACAGCGGCGCCCTGAAGGGCCGGGAGGCCGGCGGCTTCTTCCTGCCGCTGACGCTGACGCGCACCGCGCCGCTCGGCGGCTGGCAGGTGCTGGTCTACAGCGACCCCAAGGGCGAGCCGATCGGCCGCGGCGAGTTCCAGGTCGAGGATTTCGTGCCGGTCAAGCTGGCGCTCGACCTGACGGCCGGCGCTCCGATCCTGGTGCCGGGCCAGCCTTTCGCGGTGACGGCACAGGGCCGCTTCCTCTATGGCCCGCCGGCCGCCGGGCTGGACGGCACCGCCGAGGTGGCGCTGAAGCCCGACCCGATGCCCTATCCGGCCTTCAAGGACTATCGGTTCGGCCGGGTGCAGGACAACCCGACCGAGCGGCTCGACCCGCTGGAGTTCCCGACCACCGACGATCAGGGCGTGTCGCGCATCGAGGTGACGCTGCCGGAGGTGCCGGACACCAGCAAGCCGCTGCGCGCCGACATCCGCGTCACCCTGTCCGAACCGGGCGGGCGCCCGGTCCACAAGTCGGTGAGTGTGCCGGTGCGGCCGATGAGCCATGCGCTGGGCCTGCGGCCGCGCTTCTCCGACGGCCGCATCGGCGAGGGGGCGGAGGCCGTCTTCGATCTCGTCGCCGTGGCGCCGGACGGCAGCGCCGTCGCCAAGCCCGGCATCACGTGGGAACTGGTGGAGGAGCGGGTCTCCTTCGTCTGGTTCCGCCGCGACGGCCGCTACAGCTACAATGCCACGGTGCGCGACGTGCCGCTGGCGTCCGGCACCGTCGATGTCGCCGCCGACAAGCCGGCACAGGTGGCGCTGGGCAAGCGGGACTTCGGCCGCTACCGGCTGGAGGTGACGGACAAGGCGGCGGGCGTCGCCAGCTCCTACCGCTTCCATTCCGGCTGGGCCAGCGGCGATGAGACCGCCGACATCCCGGACAAGCTGGAGGTCTCGACCGACAGGCAATCCTACAAGCCCGGCGAGACCGCCCGCATCCGCGTCGCTCCGCCCTTTGCCGGCGAACTGCTGGTGACGGTGGCGACCGACCGCATCTTCGACGTGCGCACCATCCCGGTCCCGGCCGAGGGAACGACGGTGGAGATCCCGGTCGATGCCGCCTGGGGGCCCGGCGCCTATGTCACCGCCACCGCCTACCGTCCGCCGGTCAAGGGGCGGGAACGCCAGCCGGTGCGCGCCATGGGCGTCGCCTGGGTTGGCGTCGATCCGTCGGTGCGCGCGCTGGCCGTCACGTTGGACGCGCCGCAGGTGATGCGCCCGCGCAGCCGGCTGGAGGTGGGCGTCAAGGTCGCCGCCGCCGATGGCGGGTCGCTGGAGGACAGCTATGTCACGCTGGCCGCGGTGGACGAGGGCATCCTGCGCCTGACCGATTTCGCCAGCCCGCAGCCGGAGAGGCATTATTTCGGCAAGCGCCGGCTGGGTCTCGACATCCGCGACGATTACGGCCGGCTGATCGACCCGCTCGACGGTCCCTATGGCGCCATGCGCCAGGGCGGCGATTCCAGCGGGGCCGGTCTGCCGGTGGTGCCCTTCACCGTGGTTTCGCTGTTCCAGGGGCCGGTGAAGGTGGGAGCCGACGGCACCGCCCGCATCGGCTTCGACGTGCCGGACTTCAACGGCGAGCTTCGGCTGATGGCGGTGGCCTACAGCCGCGGCCGGGTCGGCTCCGCCGCCGGGCCGGTGACGGTGCGCGATCCGCTGGTCGCCGACGCCATCCTGCCGCGCTTCCTCGCCCCCGGCGACGACAGCAGGGTGACGCTGTCGCTCCACAATGTGGAGGCGGCGGCCGGCACCTACGAGGTCGCCGTCACCGCGCGGGACACGGTGTCGGTGGAGGGCGGCAGCCTGTCCGTGCCTCTGGCGAAGGGCGAGCGCAAGACGCTGGTCGTGCCGCTGAAGGGCGTCGCCGCCGGCATCGGCCATGTCGCCGTCGCGGTGAAGGGGCCGGAGAACCTAGCGCTGAGCCATGAGTACGGCATCACCGTCCGCCCGGCGCGGGCGGTGGAGACCCAGTTCATCACCCGCCAGATCGCGCCCGGCGAGAGCTTGCGCTTCGACGGGGCGGAGCTTGCGGCCTATCTGCCGGGGACCACGAGCTGGTCGGCCAGCTTCACCACCGCGCCTCCCTTTGACGTCGGCGGCATCCTGCGGGCGCTCGACCGCTATCCCTTCGGCTGCCTGGAGCAGACGGTCAGCCGCGCCCTGCCGCTGCTGGTGGTGCGCGACGTGGAACTGGCGCTGGGCAAGGACCGCAAGCCGGACGACGGCCTGGAGGCGCGGGTTCAGCAGGCGATCTCGCGCACGCTGGACAAGCAGCGCTTCGACGGCTCCTTCGGCCTGTGGGGCGCCAATGACGAGACCGACGGCTGGCTCACCGCCTATGCCGCCGAGTTCCTGGTCCGCGCCAAGCAGAAGGGAGAGGCGGTGCCGGACAAGCCATTGGCCGATGTACTGTCCTGGCTGCGCCAGCGCGCCATCGCAAGCGCGACGGAACCGGCCGAGTTGGCGGTTCGGGCCTATGCCCTGCACACGCTGGCGCTGGCGGGCGTGTCGCTGCCCGGGCCGGCGCGCTACCTGCACGACACCGCGCTGGACAAGCTGCCGACGCCGCTCGCCAAGGGGCAGTTGGGGGCGGCGCTGGCCCGCATGGGCGATCAGGAGCGGGCGGCCGGCGCCTTCGACAGCGCGGTCGGCCATCTGGCGCGCGAGGACTGGCATGTCGATTACGGCTCCACCGTCCGCGACGCCGCGGCGCTGGTGGCGCTGATGACCGAGGTCAACATGGCCGGCGCCCGCATCCCGGCGCTGATCGACCGGCTTCCGGCCTCGGCCACTGCCGCAAACCGCACCAACACGCAGGAAAAGGCATGGTCGGTGCTGGCCGCCGACGCGCTGCTGCGCGGCGCGCCGGCCAAGGTGGAGGTGACGCTGGGCGGTGCGAAGCGCGACGGCGCGCGGGTCGACCTGACCCCGACGCCGGCCCAGCTGACGGCCGGAATCCCGGTCGCCAATGCCGGCAGGACGGCGGTCTGGCAGGCGGTGTCGCTGTCCGGCGTGCCGGTGGCGCCGCAGCCGGCGGCGCGAGAAGGGCTGCGCATCAAGCGCAACTTCTTCACCCGCAAGGGCGAGGTGCTGAACCTCGACGGCATCAAGCAGAACGACGTGTTCGTGGTGGTGCTGGAGGGCGAGGCCAACACCAAGCTGTTCCACCAGGGCATCGTCACCCACGCGCTGCCCGCCGGTTGGGAGATCGAGAACGCCAAGCTGGGCGGCGGCACGCCGGAGGAGATGCAGTGGCTGGGCGACCTCAGCTACACCCGCACGACCGAGGCGCGCGATGACCGCTATGTCGCCGCGGTGGATTTGACGGAGGACCAGCAGAGCTTCAAGCTGGCCTTCATCGTCCGCGCCATCACCCCCGGCACCTATGAACTGCCGGGCGCGACGGTGGAGGACATGTACAAGCCGCGCTTCTTCGCCCGCCAGAACACAGGGCGGATCACGGTCCATCCGGCGGAGTGA